The sequence below is a genomic window from Mycobacterium spongiae.
AAGCCTATGCAGACACCGATAGGACGCTGGGCGGTCGACTCAGCGAGCAGCGATTCTAGGCAGCTGCGCACGCAGCGGAAAGCGTTGCCCCCGAATGAAAGAGACGATGCGATATGACCCAACCGCAGAATATGCGGTCGGCGAAAGAGGAATTGTTGGCCAGAGCCGCCGAGCTGGCGGCTGTGATCACAGAACCGTCCGACAACCCCGCGGCGCCGTGCGACCTTCCGATGATCATCGACGCGGCCGGCGAGATTGCGTTCTCCTACCACGCGATGCGGACGTACCTCGATGCCGGCAATCGGGTGCGCCAACAACTGGCCAAGGCCCTGAGGCAAGCGGCCAAGGCCTATAAGGCAACTGACGAGGCCGCTGCCGAAACCGTGAATGCCGGAGGTGACTCCGCGCCCGCGGCTACGCCGCCTCACCTGCTGGGTGCCGATGCTTCCGGGAACGGCGCCGGCACGGGCGCTGGCCCCCCTCGCGTCGGCCCCGTTGTCGGCTCTGGTGCACCGATCCCTCACTTCTACCCACTCAGGCAGGCCGCCGAGGAGATCGCCAGTCCCGACCAGGGCGTGGCGTTGAACAGCTTTGCCGACGGGTGGAGTGCGTACGAGCAAGAGTTGCTGGACTCAACCACGGCGTTCCGACCGTTTGTGCATTGGGAAGGCGCGGCGGCAACCGCTGTCGAGGCGAACTTCGAACGGCAGCGGCAGTGGGTGTACACGATGGCCCACCTCTGTAAACAGCTGGTTTCCCAGGCTCACGGCGTCACCTCGGCGCACAGCTGGGCTGTCTCGCAGCATCCCACGGTCGCTCAGATACATGAGCTCGACGTCGAGTGGGAAGATGTCGAGCGTCGCGGATTTGATCGACAGTATTTCGAAAAAGTGCTGCTGGTGAGATATGCGGCGCTGCAGAAGCAGTCGGAAGAGGTGCTGGGCGAATACGCCAAGAGGGCGGACTTGCCGTTGCCGCCATTGGATCCGCCGGAGCCGCCCCCCGCGTACAGCCCTACGCCCGCAGCGGCACCGGGGACCAATGCGGGCGGTCTTCCGGCGACGCCCAGGCTCCCGTTGACGGGCATTCCGTCCTTAGGCGGCATGCCGTCAACGCCGGCGCCGGGCACCGCGGCGACCACGGGCCTGCCCGGCGCCCCGGCGCCCACTCCGGCGTCCGTCGGGGGCGGCGGAATGGCGGGCGGAGCTGGCGGCAAAACGCTGCAGCCGGCGGTGGGGGCCGCTGAGCCGCGGACTACCGCGGGGGCGCGTGGTCTCACGAACCCGGATCGTGCGACGCCGGTCGCAAGGGGCGCGGCCGCAGGCCGCGGTGGCATGGGTATGGCCCCGATGGGCCATGGGGGACGCGGGGGAGGCGTGGGCGGCAACGGCAAGCGGGGACAGCCCGCCGACGAGGCGCTTTATACCGAGGACCGGCCGTGGACGCAGGCCGTCATCGGCGATCACGGTCCCGACGACGCGGACAGCAATGACGCGCCCAGGGCTGCGCATGGCGGTCCGGATGAGCCCTGATCGGGAGGTGAATAGGCAATGGGCATAATGCGGCCGCTTGGTCCCTACGCGGAGGAGATGCTCGAACCCGGGGGGTGGCCCGAGGTCGATGAGGACGAGTTGTTTGAACGCGCACAACAGTTCACCGAGGTACGAGCGCAGTTGGTCGACGTGCATTCGACGTGTCGGCAGCAGATGTCGCAGATCTTCGAAGGTGGTGTCTGGGCGGGCGGTGCCGCCGGCGCTGCCCACGCCAAGCTCCTCGACTACAGCCTTCGGTTGCAAGAACTGGTGACGGAGCTCGAGCAGCTGTCGGAATGGCACGACCAGATCGCCGCGTCGATCACGCAGACGAAGTTGGAGATCTACGACGCCGTGCTGGAGGCTCAAATTGAGATACAAGTCCTAGAGACCGACCCCGCGGAACTCCCCGCGATCGAAGGATTGGTGGCTGCGGTGAACGCAATGAACGTCATCCTGGTCACCGCTCTTGGCGAGGAGATTCAAGAAGGCTTGAGCTTGTTCCCGGAGGTCATGTTCGGCGAGATCACCCCGGATCAACCAGAGAGTTTGGTTGCCAGCCCCACCCCGAGCGACACGCCAGTCGCACCATCCCCAGCATCCTCGGAAGCCCTACCCGGCCGGATGCAACCGGTACCTGGAGAGCCAGCGCCGGCTCCGAGTGGGCCGCCGGCTGCCGCCCCGCGGCCAACGGAGTTGCCGCCACTTGCCGCCCCACAGCTGACTCCGGCAATGCACGCACCCCTGACGGCTCATCCTGCAGGCTCCACTCGGCCGGTGCCGCGCGACCCAGCCGCCGAGCCGCCCGCACCGGTGGGTCCGGTCGCGGCACCACCGCGGCCGTCGGCGGCCGGGCCAGGCAACGGCGAACCGCCAAGCGAGTTGGGGACCGGGTCGCCGAGCCATGGGCTCCCGCCCGGACGGAGTCCATTGCCACCCCAGGCTCCGGCCGCGCCAGCTGCCGCACCCGCCGCGGCGGCACGCTTATCCACCCCGCCGATGGCGTCGACGATGTCAATGGCGCCTGTCGCATCCGGCGGTGCCGCCGCTGGCCAGGGCGTAGGGTCGTCTGCTCCGATCGTACGGGCTGGCTCGGGCGGTCCGCCCGCCACGCCACCAGCGGGATCGGCCAGCAAGGCTCCGGGGCTCATGCGGCCCGATGCGGGCCCGAGTCTGGCCGCTCCGACCCCGTCGGCGAGTGCAGGTGTACTCACGTCGATCCCGGTCTCGGTGGCGCGCGCCGCCCGCGACGCCGTTGCCGTGGCCACGACCGCTCGTCGGACGGATGACCCTGATCCGCTGCGGCTGGCGCGGCGGATCGCGGCCGCTTTGAACGCTCCCGACAGTGGCGGCGTGGGCGATTTCGGGTTCTGGTGGGTCACCGCCGTGACCACCGACGACGCGATCGTGGTGGCCAACAGCTATGGGCTGGCCTACATTCCCGCCGGCGTGCAGCTGCCGAAGCCGGTTCGCATGGCCAGCGCCGACGAGGCCATCCCAGCCTCCGACCGGGCGCGCTGGGCGACCCACCCGGTGATCGCGGTGCAGGGCTGGGCGGACCATCGCAACACTTGGCTGCGCGCGGTGATCGCGACCGAGGAGCAGCTGGCCAATTCCGATCCCGGAGCGCCCAAAATGGTGCTCGAATCGGACGACATCCCGGCCACCGGCACAATGGGCGGCCGATCGCGCCTGGAGGTGGTGGCTCCTGAGGCGGCGGGCCAGCTGGCAGCGACCCCTGATGATCGTCTGATCGACCTGTTGCCGCCACCGCCGGTAGCCGTCGATCCGCCGGCGGATCAACGCCACACGTTGTGGTTCGAGGTTCTCAAACCGTTGACCAGCGACGCCGCGGGTCGCGACAGCGCACATCTGGGCGCGTTCCACCGCTACGCTGCCCACGCCCAGGAAGTCATCCTCGGGCAGGCGCATACCGCGGTCGATTTCGCCGCCCAACGCGCCGCCGTTGCCGAATGGCTGTACTGGCAGCACATCACCGGGCTGCTCGACGCCACCTCTGCCGGGGCCAAGGTTCCTGTTTGAACAAGATCACGGCGCTTGACGATTGTCGGAGGGCGGGTGTTTACTTGATTCGAACATATGTTCGAGTAAGTGGGATTCGAGTAAGTTGAAGATGTCGGTAGGAGACGGTCGTGGCTGTGGCTTTCGCCTCCGACCAGCGCCTTGAGAATCGTGATGAGCAGCTTGAATCATTACGACGGCAGATGGCTGGGATATCGGGGATATCCGGGAAGGCCTTCGCCCAATCGGATGGCCTGTTGGCGGATTCGGCCGGGCCGGAGTTGGTACCCCGGGGCGCGGTAGCGGTGCTGTCGGGTGCCCGGTCACTGCTGCTGAGGATGGTTGCCGCGGTAACCGCGGCCGGAGGCAACGTCGCTATCGTCGGCCAGCCGGATATCGGCTTGCTGGCCGCCGTGGAGTTGGGGGCGGATCTGAGTCGGCTGGCGGTGATACCGGATCCGGGCACCGATCCGGTGGAGGTGGCCGCGGTGCTCATCGACGGTATGGATCTGGTGGTGCTCGGTCTGGGTGGGCGCCGGGTGACGCGCACCCGGGCGCGGGCGGTGGTGGCCCGGGCTCGTCATAAGGGGTGCACCCTGCTGG
It includes:
- a CDS encoding PPE domain-containing protein, which encodes MTQPQNMRSAKEELLARAAELAAVITEPSDNPAAPCDLPMIIDAAGEIAFSYHAMRTYLDAGNRVRQQLAKALRQAAKAYKATDEAAAETVNAGGDSAPAATPPHLLGADASGNGAGTGAGPPRVGPVVGSGAPIPHFYPLRQAAEEIASPDQGVALNSFADGWSAYEQELLDSTTAFRPFVHWEGAAATAVEANFERQRQWVYTMAHLCKQLVSQAHGVTSAHSWAVSQHPTVAQIHELDVEWEDVERRGFDRQYFEKVLLVRYAALQKQSEEVLGEYAKRADLPLPPLDPPEPPPAYSPTPAAAPGTNAGGLPATPRLPLTGIPSLGGMPSTPAPGTAATTGLPGAPAPTPASVGGGGMAGGAGGKTLQPAVGAAEPRTTAGARGLTNPDRATPVARGAAAGRGGMGMAPMGHGGRGGGVGGNGKRGQPADEALYTEDRPWTQAVIGDHGPDDADSNDAPRAAHGGPDEP